In Dyadobacter subterraneus, a single genomic region encodes these proteins:
- a CDS encoding GH3 family domain-containing protein, with translation MAIVGSLLKRGIRLSNIVANRKKATIHQQQKKTLAKLLAKARYTEFGEKYNFDELLSSILFGNKGAFYEQYKKSVPVYDYNAIFKEWWHRSLDGEKDICWPGSIKYYALSSGTSEAATKHIPVTKAMSKAIQKTSIRQILSLGSYKDLPDDLYEKGFLMLGGSTNLNNQDSHYEGDLSGITASQIPAWFRPYYKPGEKIASEKDWGLKLEEITLKAHEWDIGFIVGVPAWIQLLMEKIIAHYKVKTIHDIWPNLQVFAHGGVSFEPYRKGFEKLLARPLIYINTYLASEGFIAYQNRPGAAGMALVLDNGIFFEFVPFNEKNFDSEGTLVTSPETLMVDQVEEGKEYALLISTCSGAWRYLIGDTVKFVDKAKAEIVITGRTKHYLSLCGEHLSVDNMNKAVDLISDELGLTVKEFTVCGVEHDSLFAHHWYIGVEESNVDPQVLKTKIDAKLAELNDDYAVERKHALKDVFVTVLPNKAFYGWMESKGKMGGQNKFPRVLKNFLIEDWKEYLKNNGYVVDEVFSK, from the coding sequence ATGGCCATAGTAGGAAGTTTGCTAAAAAGAGGAATCCGGTTGAGTAACATCGTTGCCAACAGGAAAAAGGCAACCATTCATCAGCAGCAGAAAAAGACATTAGCAAAACTTTTGGCGAAGGCCAGGTATACCGAGTTTGGTGAAAAATACAACTTTGATGAATTGTTATCGTCAATCCTTTTTGGCAACAAAGGTGCGTTTTACGAACAGTATAAAAAATCAGTTCCGGTTTATGATTATAACGCTATTTTTAAGGAATGGTGGCACCGTTCTCTTGATGGCGAAAAAGACATTTGCTGGCCAGGCAGCATTAAATATTATGCGTTAAGCTCAGGAACTTCGGAAGCTGCTACCAAGCACATTCCGGTAACGAAGGCAATGTCAAAAGCCATTCAGAAAACCAGCATCAGGCAAATTTTATCCCTTGGAAGTTATAAAGATCTGCCAGACGATTTATATGAAAAAGGTTTTTTAATGCTTGGTGGAAGTACCAACCTCAACAATCAGGATTCACATTATGAAGGTGATTTGAGCGGAATTACAGCCAGCCAGATTCCTGCATGGTTTCGTCCATATTACAAACCGGGAGAAAAAATTGCCTCTGAAAAAGACTGGGGATTAAAACTGGAAGAAATTACACTGAAAGCGCACGAATGGGATATTGGTTTTATCGTGGGCGTACCGGCCTGGATTCAGCTTCTGATGGAAAAAATCATTGCCCATTACAAAGTAAAAACAATTCACGATATCTGGCCAAATCTTCAGGTCTTTGCGCATGGCGGCGTTTCTTTTGAACCATATCGTAAAGGTTTCGAAAAATTGCTTGCCCGGCCGCTCATTTATATCAATACATATCTTGCCTCCGAGGGTTTTATTGCATATCAAAACCGTCCCGGTGCAGCCGGAATGGCTTTGGTTCTTGACAATGGAATTTTCTTCGAATTTGTGCCTTTCAATGAAAAGAACTTTGATTCGGAAGGAACGCTGGTAACATCTCCGGAAACGCTGATGGTGGACCAGGTTGAAGAAGGAAAAGAATATGCACTTTTGATCTCAACCTGCTCAGGTGCATGGCGTTATCTGATTGGTGATACAGTCAAATTTGTAGATAAAGCGAAGGCTGAAATTGTTATCACGGGCCGTACCAAGCATTATTTAAGCTTATGTGGAGAACACCTTTCGGTTGATAATATGAATAAAGCGGTTGATTTAATTTCTGATGAATTAGGATTGACTGTCAAAGAATTTACAGTTTGTGGTGTTGAACATGATTCGTTATTTGCTCACCACTGGTATATCGGTGTGGAAGAAAGTAATGTTGATCCGCAGGTTTTGAAAACCAAAATCGATGCCAAACTTGCTGAGTTGAATGATGATTATGCAGTGGAACGCAAGCATGCTTTGAAAGATGTTTTTGTGACTGTACTTCCCAATAAAGCTTTTTACGGCTGGATGGAATCAAAAGGAAAAATGGGTGGACAAAATAAATTCCCGCGCGTTTTGAAAAACTTTTTGATTGAAGACTGGAAGGAATATCTGAAGAATAACGGGTATGTGGTAGATGAGGTTTTTTCGAAATAA
- the surE gene encoding 5'/3'-nucleotidase SurE, which translates to MKPLILVTNDDGITSLGIRTLVDIMKTIGDVIVVAPNSPQSGMGHAITIGEPLRLYETHIFDDVVEYECSGTPADCVKLAKNYVLQDRKPDLIVSGINHGSNSSISVLYSGTMSAAIEGAIEGIPAIGFSLCDFREDADFSHGIPFIKSITESALKHGIPKGIALNVNIPEKTEEPVKGVKVCRQAHAKWQEKFDHRVDPNGRGYLWMAGKFVNFDTEKEDTDVWALDNNYISVVPCQYDLTEYKALKELETWNL; encoded by the coding sequence ATGAAACCACTTATTTTAGTTACAAATGATGACGGAATAACCTCGTTGGGTATTCGCACACTGGTTGACATCATGAAAACTATTGGCGACGTCATCGTTGTAGCACCGAATAGCCCGCAATCCGGAATGGGGCATGCCATCACAATTGGCGAACCATTGCGGTTATATGAAACACATATTTTTGATGATGTAGTAGAATATGAATGCTCAGGAACACCGGCAGATTGCGTTAAACTGGCAAAAAATTACGTATTGCAAGACAGAAAACCTGATTTAATTGTCAGCGGAATTAATCACGGAAGTAATAGTTCCATCAGCGTTCTCTATTCCGGAACTATGTCTGCCGCCATTGAAGGAGCAATTGAAGGTATACCAGCTATCGGTTTTTCTTTGTGTGATTTCAGAGAGGATGCAGATTTCAGTCATGGAATACCCTTTATAAAATCAATCACGGAATCTGCCTTAAAACATGGTATACCAAAGGGCATAGCCCTGAACGTTAATATTCCTGAAAAGACTGAGGAGCCGGTTAAAGGAGTAAAAGTTTGTCGCCAGGCGCATGCAAAATGGCAGGAAAAATTTGATCATCGTGTTGATCCGAATGGTCGTGGTTATCTTTGGATGGCGGGCAAGTTTGTCAATTTTGATACAGAAAAAGAAGATACAGATGTTTGGGCATTGGATAATAATTACATTTCCGTTGTACCTTGTCAATATGATTTAACAGAGTATAAAGCTTTGAAAGAGCTTGAAACCTGGAATTTATAA